One window from the genome of Oryza glaberrima chromosome 3, OglaRS2, whole genome shotgun sequence encodes:
- the LOC127768870 gene encoding uncharacterized protein LOC127768870, translating into MRMLQSLLACLRAPAATALGNQHVCTAVNTCIRVVHQAGAKGELLQRFSRHAMHELIRCVFARNRRGGEDTLLVPWNMFLISDCSSFWVTWITATAIQCYEVTIIPTSLQNRASPETENVFNDAFWESLDAVVNALDNVGQWNLELLVLNVTHRW; encoded by the exons ATGCGGATGCTGCAGTCGCTGCTCGCCTGCCTGCGCgcacccgccgccaccgccctcgggAACCAGCACGTCTGCACTGCCGTCAACACGTGCATCCGTGTCGTCCACCAGGCCGGCGCCAAGGGCGAGCTCCTGCAGCGATTCTCGCGGCACGCCATGCACGAGCTCATCCGATGTGTCTTTGCCCGcaaccggcgaggaggagaagatacGCTCCTGGTGCCCTG GAACATGTTCTTGATTTCTGATTGCAGTTCATTTTGGGTTACCTGGATAACTGCAACTGCAATTCAGTGCTATGAAGTCACAATAATCCCAACCTCCCTTCAGAACAGAGCAAGTCCTGAGACTGAAAATGTGTTCAACGATGCCTTTTGGGAGAGCCTGGATGCTGTTGTCAATGCGTTGGACAATGTTGGACAATGGAATCTGGAACTCTTGGTGCTAAATGTAACACACAGATGGTGA
- the LOC127765775 gene encoding LOB domain-containing protein 36-like has protein sequence MSSSSSPCAACKLLRRKCTQGCVFAPYFPPDQPAKFANVHKVFGASNVTKLLNDLQPEQREDAVNSLAYEAEARLRDPVYGCVAYISILQLRIKQVRDQIVDARKELAAYIGPTAFAPVVAAAAPHTHYLPPADYHHQQLQAQGGGGGAGMGAAGYAHQVVQHQMAGLQVQHPHPHPHPHHHHHHQQMVNAQHMALVEVARDQDMLRARQAGHANAGATVAVEAPGSSSLNADTFDGGPFLLRQQPPSSVQTEPAMALPYHMEPSPPQPSSGHSHDEVSQQHHHHHHHRHHHTEGSDEGSGGAAPPG, from the coding sequence atgtcgtcgtcgagctcgccgtgcGCGGCGTGCAAGCTGCTGCGGCGGAAGTGCACGCAGGGGTGCGTGTTCGCGCCCTACTTCCCGCCGGACCAGCCGGCCAAGTTCGCCAACGTGCACAAGGTGTTCGGCGCGAGCAACGTGACGAAGCTGCTCAACGACCTGCAGCCGGAGCAGCGGGAGGACGCCGTGAACTCGCTGGCGTACGAGGCCGAGGCGCGCCTCCGCGACCCCGTCTACGGCTGCGTCGCCTACATCTCCATCCTCCAGCTCAGGATCAAGCAGGTGCGCGACCAGATCGTCGACGCGCGCAAGGAGCTCGCCGCCTACATCGGCCCCACCGCCTTCgcccccgtcgtcgccgccgccgcgccgcacaCGCACTACCTCCCCCCCGCCGactaccaccaccagcagctccAAGCccaaggtggtggtggtggtgctgggaTGGGCGCCGCCGGCTACGCGCACCAGGTGGTGCAGCACCAGATGGCCGGCCTCCAGGTGCAgcacccgcacccgcacccgcacccgcaccaccaccatcaccatcagcAGATGGTGAACGCGCAGCACATGGCCCTCGTCGAGGTCGCGCGGGACCAGGACATGCTGCGCGCGCGCCAGGCCGGCCACGCCAacgccggcgccaccgtcgcGGTCGAGGCGCCAGGGTCGTCGTCGCTCAACGCCGACACATTCGACGGCGGCCCGTTCCTCCTTCGCCAGCAGCCGCCCTCGTCGGTGCAGACCGAGCCGGCAATGGCCCTCCCGTACCACATGGAGCCGTCCCCGCCGCAGCCGTCATCCGGCCACTCGCACGACGAGGTCTcgcagcagcaccaccaccaccaccaccaccggcaccaCCACACGGAAGGCAGCGACGAGGGGAGCGGCGGTGCCGCCCCGCCGGGCTGA
- the LOC127765656 gene encoding uncharacterized protein LOC127765656 yields the protein MPPRWAASSPTSAPVSPRCGRARRHPPGSPPSRFCHPIPPGLLDPDASFLELSQVGNAGRRANHRGSPQDAGEALLLQAPCSCAFSSSSRNIKPPPRKERGGNAGRHASRRGSPPRRCRHPYSSEPSPPPLLAGAAGSTIVLSRRKARRGRISGRRMIEEK from the exons ATGCCGCCGCGGTGGGCGGCCTCCTCTCCGACCTCCGCGCCCGTGTCTCCCAGGTGCGGGCGTGcacgccgccacccgccgggatcccctccctctcGTTTTTGCCATCCCATCCCGCCGGGCCTGCTTGACCCCGACGCCTCCTTCCTCGAGCTCTCCCAGGTCGGAAACGCTGGCCGCCGCGCCAACCACCGAGGCTCACCCCAAGACGCCGGCGAGGCCCTCCTGCTCCAAGCACCGTGCTCCTGTGCCTTCTCCTCGTCAAGCCGCAACatcaagccgccgccgcggaaaGAAAGAGGCGGAAACGCCGGCCGCCATGCCAGCCGCCGGGGCTCACCCCCAAGACGCTGCCGCCACCCATACTCGTcggagccgtcgccgccacccctccTTGCCGGAGCCGCCGGCAGCACCATTGTCCTGAGCCGCCGGAag GCAAGGAGAGGGAGAATCAGTGGGAGAAGAATGATAGAGGAAAAATAA
- the LOC127768589 gene encoding uncharacterized protein LOC127768589 has translation MALCLRRAAAAAVGEALRRGASTAPWRRAASASYHHTIQALPRETAGPRAAARERRSGRVPAVLLALAGAGPGEGVAHRKLLTADRKQLGEILKQSPYFLSTPVRLQVRAGERSTAVVHSGTVLPIKVHRDETTGNILNLVLVEADEGTMLKVNLPVEFKGEDVCPGLKKGGFLQKIRTSLVYLCPAEHIPPKIEVDLANLDIGDRVSMNDIPVHPSLKLLSKNETMPVCKILASKPVE, from the exons ATGGCGCTttgcctccgccgcgccgccgccgccgccgtcggagaggcgctccgccgcggcgcttCGACGGCGCCGTGGAGGCGGGCGGCCTCGGCGTCGTACCACCACACGATCCAGGCGTTGCCGCGGGAGACGGCCggcccgcgcgcggcggcgcgggagcgccGCAGCGGCCGCGTCCCGGCCGTGCTactcgccctcgccggcgccggccccgGGGAGGGGGTGGCCCACCGGAAGCTCCTCACCGCCGACAGGAAGCAGCTCGGGGAGATTCTGAAGCAGTCCCCCTACTTCCTCTCCACCCCCGTCCGCCTCCAGGTCCGCGCCGGCGAGCGATCCACCGCCGTCGTGCACTCCGGCACTGTCCTCCCTATCAAG GTGCATAGAGACGAAACAACAGGAAATATATTGAACTTGGTGCTGGTGGAGGCAGATGAAGGAACAATGCTGAAGGTGAACTTGCCTGTAGAGTTCAAGGGGGAGGACGTCTGCCCTGGGTTGAAGAAAG GCGGCTTTTTGCAGAAAATAAGGACCAGCTTGGTGTATCTCTGCCCTGCTGAGCACATCCCTCCAAAAATTGAGGTGGACCTGGCAAATCTTGACATTGGAGATAGGGTATCAATGAATGACATCCCCGTCCATCCGTCGTTGAAGTTACTGAGTAAAAACGAGACCATGCCTGTCTGCAAGATCTTGGCCTCGAAACCAGTTGAGTAG